From one Gemella morbillorum genomic stretch:
- the fabZ gene encoding 3-hydroxyacyl-ACP dehydratase FabZ, which produces MINIETIMKLLPHSYPFLLVDKVVSYKKGVIECRKNITINEPYFQGHFPKQPVVPGVLMIEMAAQSAGLLCILDYIGLEEIDKIVDYEAITNKVGYLASVKNFKFKKLVMPGDQLRIICELQSNLGKLLGIDAVILDEEGKEVASGKMLVSKNED; this is translated from the coding sequence ATGATTAATATAGAAACTATAATGAAGTTGTTACCACATAGTTATCCATTTTTGTTAGTGGATAAAGTAGTTAGTTACAAAAAGGGAGTAATTGAGTGCCGTAAAAATATAACAATAAATGAGCCGTACTTTCAAGGTCATTTCCCAAAACAGCCGGTTGTACCTGGTGTTTTAATGATTGAAATGGCAGCTCAATCAGCAGGATTGTTATGTATTTTGGACTATATTGGATTAGAGGAAATAGATAAAATAGTAGATTATGAAGCTATTACTAATAAAGTAGGCTATCTGGCTAGTGTTAAAAATTTTAAGTTTAAAAAATTAGTAATGCCAGGCGATCAATTAAGGATAATTTGCGAATTACAGTCTAATTTAGGTAAACTTTTAGGAATTGATGCTGTGATTCTAGACGAAGAAGGAAAAGAAGTTGCTTCAGGAAAGATGTTAGTGTCTAAAAATGAAGATTAA